One Pseudomonas muyukensis DNA segment encodes these proteins:
- the rluB gene encoding 23S rRNA pseudouridine(2605) synthase RluB, which produces MSDQDLQDQQPTPPSGEKLQKVLARIGVGSRRDVEAWISQGRIKVNGVEATLGLRVDLHDAITVDGKLIKRVEAAEATRRVIMYNKPDGEICTRDDPEGRPTVFDRLPRPKEGRWINIGRLDINTTGLLLFTTDGELANRLMHPSYEMDREYAVRVRGEVDDDMVDRLKAGVMLEDGPAKFTDIQKAPGGEGFNHWYHCVVMEGRNREVRRLWESQGVVVSRLKRVRFGPVFLNSDLPMGRWREMSQGEIDILAAEVGLQPVALPEMKLKAKDKLERLQRKSTRPLGRGERVRSLRPAAEGQGERPARAPREDAAPRKGGRGSAVAERPSEMRKRPARPDGDKPAGRGRGREKPRG; this is translated from the coding sequence ATGAGTGACCAAGATCTGCAAGACCAACAACCCACCCCGCCGTCCGGCGAAAAGCTGCAGAAGGTGCTGGCGCGCATTGGCGTCGGTTCGCGCCGTGACGTCGAGGCCTGGATCAGCCAGGGTCGTATCAAGGTCAACGGCGTCGAGGCCACCCTCGGCCTGCGCGTCGACCTGCACGACGCCATCACCGTCGATGGCAAGCTGATCAAGCGCGTGGAGGCCGCCGAGGCCACCCGCCGGGTGATCATGTACAACAAGCCCGACGGCGAAATCTGCACCCGCGACGACCCGGAAGGCCGCCCGACCGTGTTCGACCGCCTGCCGCGTCCGAAAGAGGGGCGCTGGATCAACATCGGTCGCCTGGACATCAACACCACCGGCCTGCTGTTGTTCACCACCGATGGCGAGCTGGCCAACCGCCTCATGCACCCATCCTACGAGATGGACCGCGAGTACGCGGTGCGGGTGCGTGGCGAGGTCGACGACGACATGGTCGATCGCCTCAAGGCTGGGGTGATGCTCGAGGACGGCCCGGCCAAGTTCACCGACATCCAGAAGGCACCGGGCGGTGAAGGTTTCAACCACTGGTACCACTGCGTGGTGATGGAAGGCCGCAACCGTGAGGTGCGGCGCCTGTGGGAGTCCCAGGGCGTGGTGGTCAGCCGCCTGAAACGCGTGCGTTTCGGCCCGGTGTTCCTCAACTCCGACCTGCCGATGGGCCGCTGGCGCGAAATGAGCCAGGGCGAGATCGACATCCTGGCCGCCGAAGTCGGCCTGCAGCCGGTGGCGCTGCCAGAGATGAAGCTCAAGGCCAAGGACAAGCTCGAGCGCCTGCAGCGCAAGTCGACCCGTCCGCTGGGCCGTGGCGAGCGTGTGCGCAGCCTGCGCCCGGCTGCCGAAGGCCAGGGCGAGCGCCCGGCCCGTGCGCCGCGTGAAGACGCCGCGCCGCGCAAGGGTGGTCGCGGCAGCGCGGTGGCCGAGCGGCCGAGCGAGATGCGCAAGCGCCCGGCGCGCCCTGATGGCGATAAGCCGGCGGGGCGTGGCCGTGGGCGCGAGAAGCCGCGCGGCTGA
- the scpB gene encoding SMC-Scp complex subunit ScpB: protein MNLNEPRELASLIEAFLLASGKPQSLERLYELFEEAERPAPGVFKKALEVLGKSCAGRAFELKEVASGYRLQIREDYAPWVGRLWEERPQRYSRALLETMALIAYRQPITRGEIEDVRGVAVNSNIIKTLMEREWIRIVGYREVPGRPAMFATTKAFLDHFNLKSLDELPALAELREMELEPELDPDEAPVPAHLQALADASLGEEGEEQGPKDETSFRSLLVELDAMEDGLKTDFDDLRDEAQAPEAEPKV from the coding sequence ATGAACCTGAACGAACCCCGCGAACTGGCTTCGCTGATCGAGGCTTTCCTGCTCGCCTCGGGCAAGCCGCAATCCCTCGAGCGCCTGTACGAGCTGTTCGAGGAGGCCGAGCGCCCGGCGCCCGGCGTTTTCAAGAAAGCCCTCGAGGTGCTTGGCAAGTCCTGCGCCGGGCGCGCGTTCGAACTCAAGGAGGTGGCCAGCGGCTATCGCCTGCAGATTCGCGAGGACTACGCGCCCTGGGTTGGCCGCCTGTGGGAAGAGCGTCCCCAGCGTTATTCGCGGGCGCTGCTCGAGACCATGGCGCTGATCGCCTACCGCCAGCCCATCACCCGTGGCGAGATCGAGGACGTGCGCGGCGTGGCGGTGAACAGCAACATCATCAAGACGCTGATGGAGCGTGAGTGGATCCGTATCGTCGGTTACCGCGAGGTGCCGGGGCGCCCGGCGATGTTCGCCACCACCAAGGCGTTTCTCGATCACTTCAACCTCAAGAGCCTCGACGAGCTGCCGGCCTTGGCCGAACTGCGCGAGATGGAACTGGAGCCTGAACTTGACCCGGACGAGGCGCCGGTACCGGCGCACTTGCAGGCCTTGGCCGACGCCAGCCTGGGCGAGGAGGGCGAAGAACAGGGGCCCAAGGACGAGACCAGCTTCCGCTCGCTGCTGGTGGAACTGGATGCCATGGAAGACGGGCTCAAGACCGATTTCGATGATTTGCGCGATGAGGCGCAGGCGCCTGAGGCCGAGCCGAAGGTCTAG